In the Rubrivivax gelatinosus IL144 genome, CCACGGGATGGAAAATCGTCGTGCCGATGTCGCCGGCCAGACGGGCAAGTTCCTCGTCGCTCTGGTACTGCGGCCCGGGCTTGACCTCGCGTGGCCGGAAACGCGCCAAAGCCGGCATGGCGGCGATGCGGCGCGTGAGCTTCAGCGAGTCGGCGGCGACCTGGCGGTCTTCGGCCGTCGACAGGTAGTTGGGCACGATGCGCGGCGCGTCCTCGGGCCGCGGCGACGCCAGCCGGACCTCGCCGCGCGCGCTGGGGTTCAGGTTGCAGACGCTGGCCGTGAAGGCGTCGAAACCGTGCAGCGGTTCGCCGAAGGCCTCCAGCGACAGCGGCTGCACGTGGTACTCGATGTTCGCCGCCGCATACGCCGGCGACGAGCGCGTGAAGGCGCCCAGCTGCGACGGCGCCATGCTCATCGGCCCGCTGCGCCGCAGCGCGTACTCGGCGGCGATGCGCGCCTTGCCCAGCACGCTGGCCGACAAGGTGTTCAGCGTGCGCGTGCCCTCGACGGCGTAGACGGCGCGGATCTGCAGATGGTCCTGCAGGTTGGCGCCGACGCCCGGCAGCTCGTGCCGGGTCTCGATGCCCAGCGGCTGCAGCCAGTCGCCGCGGCCGATGCCCGAGAGCTGCAGGATCTGCGGCGAACCGATCGCGCCGGCGGCGAGCACGACTTCCTGGCGCGCCCGCGCCACCAGCGGCGCGCCGCCACCCGCCGGGTGCACCTCGACGCCGGTCGCGCGGCCGCCGTCGAGCAGCACGCGGGTCACCGTCGCGCCGGTCCAGACCTGCAGGTTCGGCCGCCCCAGCGCCGGGCGCAGGAAGGCCTTGCTGGTGTTCCAGCGGATGCCCGAGCGCTGGTTGACCTCGAAGTAGCCGACGCCTTCGTTGTCGCCGCGGTTGAAGTCCTCGGTCGCCGGGATGCCGGCTTCTCGTGCCGCGGCGGCGAAGGCGTCGAGGATGTCCCAGCACAGGCGCTGGCGTTCGACGCGCCACTCGCCGCCGCTGCCGTGCAGCGCGTCGCCGCCGCGCCAGTGGTCCTCGTGGCGGCGGAAGTACGGCAGGCAGTGCTCCCAGCGCCAGTTGGCGTCGCCCGTCGCCACGGCCCAGCCGTCGTAGTCGCGCGCCTGGCCGCGCATGTAGATCATGCCGTTGATGCTGGAGCAGCCGCCCAGCACCTTGCCACGCGGGTAGCGCAGGCTGCGGCCGTTGAGCCCGGGGTCGGGCTCGGTGCGGTAGAGCCAGTCGGTGCGCGGGTTGCCGATGCAGTAGAGGTAGCCCACCGGGATGTGGATCCAGTGGTAGTCGTCCCTGCCGCCGGCCTCGACCAGCAGCACGCGGCACGAGGTCTCGGCCGAGAGCCGGTTGGCGAGCAGGCAGCCGGCGGTGCCGCCGCCGACGATGACGACGTCGTACTCGGTGGCGCTCACCGCGCGGACGGCGGCAGGCGACGGGGCGGGGGTTCGGGGCGGGCGGGGTTCATGCGTGTCTCCTGTCGTTGTCGTTCGAACGGCCCGCCGGCGCTCAGGTCAGCGGGCTGGCGAGCACCGGGAAGAGCTTCAGCAGGCCTTCGGCCATGATCTCGACGGCCAGCGCCGCGAGGATCAGCCCCATCAGCCGGGTCATCACGTTGATGCCGGTGCGTCCCAGCCAGCGCGCGATGCGCTCCGAGGCCGAGAAGGCGAGGAAGGTGGCGACGCCGACGACGACGCCGTAGCCGACCAGCACCGCCAGCTGCCACCAGTGGCGCGTGCGCTCGGCGTAGATGACCATCGTCGAGATCGTCGCCGGGCCGGTGAGCAGCGGGATCGTCAGCGGCACGACGGCGATGCTGGCGCCGGCGTCCACCCGCTCGTTGCCTTCGCTGACGTCGGTCGGCTTGGTCTCGGCCGGCTGGGCGTTGAGCATGGCCACCGCGCTCAGCATCAGCAGCAGGCCGCCGCCGACCTGGAACGAGGCGATCGAGATGCCGAAGAACTCGATGATCTTCAGCCCGGCCAGCGCGCTGGTGGCGATGACGACGAAGGCGGTGAAGGCGCTGATGCGGATCGTGCGCCGGCGCTGCTCGGGCGAGAAGTTCTGCGTGAAGTGGATGAAGAAAGGGACGACGCCGAGCGGGTTGACGATCGCCAGCAGGGCGATCAGCGGCTTGAGGAGATCCATTGCGGCGATGGTAGCGGGCGCGCCCGGAGCGCAAAAACGGCGGCAGGACCGGGGCCGGCAGCCGGCGAGAGCCGGGCCGGTTTCCGCTGTCGAGGGGATCCGGCGCCGCTTTCGGACATCAGCGATTTTTTAAATTAGGGGGCAGAACCCCGGATTTGGGGTTTGCCTGGGGGGTCGAAAACAACATTTGGGCGGCACCCCCTTTACAGGCCGCGGCCGGCGGCACCCATAATAGGCCGGTCTGTGTCTGGTAGCCGCGCCTTTGAAATGAATGGTTCACGCAAGGGTAGAAGCTCCGCATGGCTCCTTGTTCTAGATAGAGGGCTTCTCTGTGGGTAACAAACTGTACGTCGGCAACCTTGCGTATTCGGTGCGCGACGACTCTCTCCAACAAGCGTTCGCGCAATTCGGCACCGTCACGTCCGCCAAGGTCATGATGGACCGTGAGACGGGCCGCTCGAAGGGGTTCGGCTTCGTCGAGATGGGCTCGGATGCCGAGGCGCAAGCCGCGATCAACGGCATGAACGGCCAGCCTCTGGAAGGCCGCGCGATCGTCGTCAACGAGGCGCGTCCTCGTGAAGACCGTCCGGGCGGCTTCCGCAGCGGCGGTGGCGGCGGCTACGGTGGTGGCGGCAGCTACGGCGGCGGCGGTGGTGGCGGCGGCTACGGCGGTGGCGGCGGCGGCGGTGGTCGCAGCCCCTACGGCGGTGGCGGCGGTGGCCGTGGCCCCTACGGCGGTGGCAACCGCGGTGGCAGCGGCGGCGGCTACGGCGGCGGCGGTGGTGGCTACGGCGGCGGTGGCCGCGGCGGCTACTAAAACGCCGGTCGCCGGTCCGCGCTGAGGCGCGGGCCGCATCGATCGACACGAAAAGAGGGCACGGGCCGCAGGTCCGGGGCCCTCTTTTTCTTTGCGCGAAGCCTTCTCAGGCGCTCACCGGTGGGCGTGTGCGGCACCGGCAGGTGCCACTCGCAGGCCGCCGTCAGCGGCTCAGGAGGCTTCGCCGCGCCTGGGCTTGCGTCCGCGGCCGGCGAACAGCGCGTCGAACAGCGGGTTCGGCAACAGCCGCATCAGTTTGGCGACGACACCCATCTGCCAGGGGATGACCCGGTAGCTGATGCCCGCGGAAATCGCGCGAAACGCGCGCTCGGCGAACTGCTCGGCGGGCATCAGGAAAGGCATCGAGTACGGGTTTCGCGCCGTCAGCGGCGTCGCGACATAACCCGGCAGCAGGGTCACGACTTTCACCCCGCTGTCGCGACACTCGCCTCTGAGGCTTTCGCAGTAGGCGACCACGGCGGCCTTGCTGGCGCAGTAGGCGCCGTGGCCCGGCAGACCGCGGATCGCGGCGACGCTGGCGATGCCGACCAGCGTGCCAGAGCGCCGCGCGCGCATCGCCGCGACGAAAGGGTGGAAGGTCGCGGCCAGGCCGACGTTGTTGATCGCCAGCGTCTCGTGCAGCACGTCCAGGTCTTCGCGTACGGCGGTGTCCATGCCGACGCTGATGCCGGCGCTGGCGATGACGACGTCGGGCAGGCCCTGGCGCTCGAGGCACTCGCGGCCGACGGCGGTGATCGCCGCCACGTCGGCGACGTCGGCGCGGTAGACCTGTGCGCGCTCCGGCCCCAGCCCCTGCGCCGTGGCCCAGGCCTGCAGCTCGTCGACCCGACGGGCCACCAGCGCCAGCCGCCAGCCGGCCTGGGCGTAACGCAGCGCGAGCGCCTGGCCGATGCCGCTGGACGCGCCGGTGATGAAGACCAGCGGCGTGTTCATCGCTGCGCCCGAGGCGGCAGCACGCCGCGCATCGGCCCGGCCAGCTGGAGCTTGCGCAGGCCGTGGTCGTACTCCAGGCCCTTGGCATCGAAGACCCCGCCATCGGGCGCTGTCACGCGCACCGGCAGATGGCTGCGCACGCGTTCGGTGACGAGGAAAGCGTGCAGGAACTCGCCGTCCATGCGGATCGTCTTGCCGTCGCTGTCGGTGGTCGTGACGTGCGCCGCGCCCAGCAGCTGGACCTCGCTGGCATCGCCGGTGGCGACCGCCCGCCGGGCGTCGGCCAGCGTGACGCGGCCGTCGGGCGTGATCGCACGCAGATGCACGTGGTCGATCTCGATCTGGTCGGTCGCCGGGTAGTGGCGCATCTGGTCGCCTTCGATGCGCACCTTCAGCCGGCCGTCGGCGGAAAAACGCTCGAGCGCGAAGTCGTTCATCGTGTAGTCGGGCTCCTGGCGCACCGGCGTGTCGTTGGGCACACGCGGCGCCGACGGCGTGTTCTTCACCAGCCACCAGGTCGCCAGCGCGAGCAGCGCCATCAGCAGCAGCGGCAGGTAGGCCGACACCACCTCGCGCAGGCGCAGCGTCCAGGGCACGCGCGGCGGCGGCGGCGCGTCACCCGGCGGGCGCGGCGAAGTGCCGACGCTGATCGGCACCTCGGGCAGGTCGGGCAGATGGAGTTCGACGCTCATCGGGCCTCAGGCCGTGTCCAGCGAGGTCAGGTGGCCGCGTAGCAGCGCTTCGTAGCGCCCGCAGGCGACGAGCAGCAGGTCGCAGAACTCGCGCGCCGCGCCGTGGCCGCCGGAGGCCGTGGTGACGTGCTGCGCCACCGCCTTGACCTCGACGTGCGCGTTGGCTGGCGCACAGGCGAAGCCGGCACGCACCAGCAGCGGCAGGTCGGGCCAGTCGTCGCCGATGGCGGCCAGTTCGTCCCAGGCCCAGCCGCGGCGCGCCAGCAGCGCGGCGGCGGCGGCCAGCTTGTCGTGCACGCCGTAGACGGCCTCGGCCAGCCCCAGGTCGGCGACGCGGCGGCGCACCGCCGGCGAGTCGCGCCCGGTGATGACGACCGGCTCGATGCCGGCCTGGCGCAGCAACTTCAGGCCGTGGCCGTCCAGCGTCGAGAAAGCCTTGACGCTCTCGCCGTCGGCGCCGATGTAGATGCGGCCGTCGGTCAGCACGCCGTCGACGTCGAAGATCGCGGCCTTCAGGCCCTGGGCGCCGCCCTGGGCCTTCAGCAGCAGTTCGGGCGGAAAGCTCAGCGCCGGCATCAGATGACTTTCGCGCGCATCAGGTCGTTGGAGTTCAGCGCGCCGACCAGCCGCCCGTCGGCGTCGACCGCCAGCACGCTGGTGATGCGGTGCTGCTCCATCAGCCCGGCGGCGTCGACGGCCAGCGCGTCCTGCGGGATCTGCTTGGGCTGGGTGTGCATGACGTCGCCGGCGGTCAGGTCGCGCAGGTCGGCGCCGCGTTCGATCAAGCGGCGCAGGTCGCCGTCCGTGAAGATGCCGGCCGGCTTGCCGTCGGCGTCGACGAGGGCGGTGAAACCCAGGCCTTTGCGCGTCATCTCGCGCAGCACGTCGGAGAAGCTGGCGCCGGCCTCGACACGCGGCACGGCCTCACCGCTGCGCATCAGGTCGCGCACGTGCATCAGCAGCTTGCGGCCGAGGCTGCCGCCCGGGTGCGAGCGCGCGAAGTCTTCTTCACGGAAGCCGCGGGCGTCGAGCAGCGCGACGGCGAGCGCGTCGCCGAGCGCGATCTGCGCCGTGGTGCTGGCCGTCGGCGCCAGGTTCAGCGGGCAGGCTTCCTGGTCGACGGCGCAGGAGAGCACGTGGTCGGAATGGCGTGCCAGCGTCGAACCGGGCTTGCCGGTCATGCCGATGATCGTCACGCCCAGGCGGCGGATGGCCGGCAGGATGGCGGCCAGTTCGTCGACCTCGCCGCTGTTGCTGATCGCGAGCACGACGTCGCCGCCGATCAGCATGCCCAGATCGCCGTGGCTGGCTTCGGCCGGGTGCACGAAGAAGGCCGGCGTGCCGGTGGAGGCCAGCGTCGCGGCGATCTTGCGGCCGACGTGGCCGCTCTTGCCCATGCCCATCACGACGACGCGGCCGCGGCATTCGAGCATCGCCTGCACCGCGGCCGGGAAGCCCTCGCGCTGGCGTTCGGCCAGACCGAGCAGCGCACGCGCCTCGATCTCGAAGGTGCGGGCGGCCAGTTCGAGCGCACGCTGGGGGTCGAAGGGGCGCGGCGAAGTCATGGTGCGAGCGGCGTCGAATAGGATCGAAGGATTCTAGATGGCCACCACCCTCGAACTCGTCCTGCTCTACCTCGTCGCCGCCGTGCTCGGGGTCGTGGTCTGCCGTTCGCTGAAGCTGCCGCCGATGCTGGGCTATCTGGTCGTCGGCGTGCTGATCGGCCCGAACGCGCTGGCGCTCGCGCAGGACAGCGCCGGCGTGAAGTACCTCGCCGAGTTCGGCGTCGTCTTCCTGATGTTCGTGATCGGGCTGGAGTTCAACCTGCCCAAGCTGCGCAGCATGCGCACCGTGGTCTTCGGCCTGGGGCTGTCGCAGGTGGCGCTGACGATGATCGGCACGCTGGCCGGGCACCTGGTGCTGGCCGAGCTGTACCAGCGCTTGACCGGCGACCCCTGGCGCATGTCCTGGCAGGGCTCGGTGGTGCTGGGCGGCGCGATCGCGATGTCGTCGACGGCCATCGTCGTCAAGCTGATGGCCGAACGCCTGGAGCTGGAGAGCGAACACGGCCGGCGCGTGATGGGCGTCCTGCTGTTCCAGGACTTGGCCGTGGTGCCGCTGCTGGTGCTGATCCCGGCGCTGAACACCAGCGGCGAACAGCTGCTGGTCTCGCTGTCCTGGGCCGTGCTGAAGGCCGCCGTGCTGCTGACCGTGCTGCTCGTCGGCGGCCAGAAGGTGATGCGCTGGTGGCTGACGCTGGTGGCCCGGCGCAAGAGCGACGAGCTGTTCATCCTCAACCTGCTGCTCGTCACGCTGGGCCTGGCCTGGATGACCGAACACGCCGGGCTGTCGCTGGCACTCGGCGCCTTCGTCGCCGGCATGCTGGTCGCCGAGACCGAATACAAGCACCAGGTCGAGACCGACATCCGCCCGTTCCACGACGTGCTGCTGGGGCTGTTCTTCATCACCATCGGGATGAAGCTGGACTGGCGGCCGGTGCTCGACCAGTGGCTGCTGGTGGCGCTGCTGACCACCGCGCCGGTGGCGGCCAAGTTCGCGCTCGTCGCGGCGCTGGCGCGCGCCTTCCGCACCGCGCCGGGCGTCGCGCTGCGCACCGGCCTGTACCTGGCGCAGGCCGGCGAGTTCGGCTTCGTGCTGCTGACGCTGGGCGCCGAGCGCGGCCTGGTCGACGCCGAGTGGATGAGCCCGATCCTGGCCAGCATGGTGATCTCGATGCTGGCGACGCCGTTCATCATCATGCACGCCGACCGCATCGTGATGAAGCTGGCGGCCAGCGACTGGCTGATGCAGTCGGTGCAGCTGACCTCGATCGCCAAGCGCGCGATCCGCACCGAGAAGCACGTGATCATCTGCGGCTACGGCCGCAGCGGCCAGAACCTGGCGCGCATGCTGGACACCCAGCACATCCCGTACATGGCGCTGGACCTGGACCCGGACCGCGTGCGCCAGGCCGCCGCCGCCGGCCAGAGCGTGGTCTTCGGCGACGCGGCGCGGCTGCAGAGCCTGATGGCCGCCGGCCTGGCACGCGCCAACGCGGTCGTCGTCAGCTACCCCGACACGCCCTCGGCGCTGAAGATCCTGCGCCTGGTGCACGAACACGCGCCGGCGGTGCCGGTGATCGTGCGCACGATCGACGACTCCGACCTGGAGACGCTGCGCGCGGCCGGCGCCACCGAGGTCGTGCCCGAGGCGATCGAAGGCTCGCTGATGCTGGCCAGCCACGCGCTGGCGCTGGTCGGCGTGCCGATGCGCACCGTCATCCGCCTGGCGCGCGACGCGCGCGACGCGCGCTACAGCCTGCTGCGCGGCTACTTCCACGGCGCCGACGACGACACCGCCGGCGAGCAGCAACAGGAGCGCCTGGCCACCGTGACGCTGCCGCCGGCGGCCGCGGCGATCGGCAGAAGCCTGGCCGAACTCGCGCTGGGCGCGCTGGAAGTCGGCGTCATCTCGATCCGCCACGCGTCGGGCCCGCCGGGCAAGCCGGCTGGGGACACCGTGCTCGGCGCCGGCGACACGCTGGTGCTGTCGGGCCTGCCCGAGGCGCTGGCGCTGGCCGAGCAGCGGCTGCTGCGCGGCTGACGTCTCCTGCACCCGACGCCGGCCGGCGCCGGCGCTTGCTCCACGTCAATCGCCGTCACGGCGGCGGGCGGGGGCCCCCGGGGCGACGCCTATCATCCCGCGCCATGAGCCCGGAGCAATACATCAAGGCCCACATCCGGACGGTCTCCGACTGGCCGGAACCGGGCGTGCAATTCCGCGACATCACGCCGCTGCTGTCGAACCCGCGCGTCTTCCGCGTGCTGATCGACCAGTTCGTGCACCGCTACTTCGACGTGCGTCCGTCGGCGATCGCCGGGCTGGACGCGCGCGGCTTCATCATCGGCTCGGTGCTGGCTTACGAGCTGAACGTCGGCTTCGTGCCGATCCGCAAGAAGGGCAAGCTGCCGTTCACGACGGTCGAAGAGAGCTACGAGCTGGAGTACGGCTCGGCCACCGTCGAGATCCACACCGACGCCGTGAAGCCTGGCGACCGCGTCGTGCTGATCGACGACCTGATCGCCACCGGCGGCACGATGATGGCCGGCCGCAAGCTGCTGGAACGCCTGGGCGCCGAGGTCATCGAGGGCGCGGCCATCGTCGACCTGCCCGAGCTGCACGGCTCGCAGCGCCTGCGCGACTCGGGCCTGCCGCTGTTCACGATGGTCAGCTTCGAAGGCCACTGAGCGCGCACGCCGCGGGCCGCGTTCAGTCGGCCCGCGTCAAGTACTGCCAGAGGAAGGCATAGGTGTCGGCGTTCTCCTCGAGCTGCTGCGCGCGCGTGTCGCCGATGCCGTGGCCCGAGGCGTAGTCCAGGCGCAGCAGCACCGGTGAATCGCCCGCACGCGCGGCCTGCAGCCGCGCGGCGAACTTCAGGCTGTGCCAGACCGCGACACGCGGGTCGTTGACGCCATGCTTCAGCAGCACCGGCGGGTAGCGCGTGCCGTCGCGCACATGGGCGTACGGGCTCATCGCCAGCAGGCCGCGGAAACCTTCTTCGGTGGCCACCGAACCGAACTCGGGGATGTTGGGCGGGCCGTTGGGCTCGAACTCGAAACGCAGCGTGTCGTGCACGCCCACGCTCGGCACGACGGCGCCGAACAGGTCGGGACGTTCGGTCAGCACGCGCCCGGCGAGCAGGCCGCCGGCACTGCCGCCGCTGAAGCCGAGCTGGCGCGGGTTCGTCCAGCGTTCGGCGATCAGGTAGTCGGCGCAGGCGATGACGTCCAGCCAGGTGTTGCGCTTGTTCAGGCCCTTGCCGGCCAGGTACCAGTCGTTGCCGTAGACACCGCTGCCACGCGGGTTGGCGAAGGCGAGCACGCCGCCCTTCTCCAGCCAGGCCAGGCGCTCGCGGCGGAAGCTCGGATCGATCGTGAAGCCGTAGGAGGCGTAGGCCGTCAGCCAGACCGGGTTGCGGCCGTCGAGCCTGAGGTCTCGCCGGTGCACGATGCTCATCGGCACACGCGCGCCGTCGTGGCTCGTGACCAGCACCTCGGTCGTCGTCAGCTCGGCCGGTGAGTCGGTGGCGGCGAGCACCGGCAGGCCGATCTCGGCGGCTCGGCCCTCGCCGTCGACACGCAGGTGGCGCAGGCCCTGGGTCCAGCTCTGCAGCGCGATCAGCAGGCCGTCCTGCTGCGCGGCGTTCAGGTCGCAGCCCCAGCCCTGGTCAATGTAGATCTGGCCGGCGAAAGGCAGTGCCACCGTCTCGAACGCCGCGCCGTCGCGATAAGGGCGGCGCAGCAGCCGGTGCACGTTGCCTTCGCGCACCAGCACGTAGAGCGCATCGCGTGCGGCGACGACACGCTGCACCACGCGCTCCGACGCCGGCAGCAGAACGCGCGGCGGCTGGCCCGGCTGCGCCAGGTCGTAGGCCAGCACCTGCTGGCGCGGCGCGCCGCGGTGGCTGACGGCGTAGAGCGTCGAACCGCGCACGCTGTAGTCGACGACGCCGGCCTCCATGCCGGCCACCGGTGCCCACTGCGCCGCCGGGTCGCGGCGCTGCGCCCAGGGGCCGGTGTACAAGGCCATCTCGTTGGCGACACCGTTGCCGAGGGCGACCAGCGCCCGGTCGGTGCCGGGAATGCGGCGCAGCAGCACGTCGCCGTCGCGGCCGGGATCCAGCCCTGGCCAGGCGCGGCCCGGCAGCACCTCGTCGCGCGCCGGCTGGCCGGCCTCCCCGAGCGTGAACAGCACGAGCTCCGAATCCCGGTACTTGTCCTGCGGCCCACGGCCGGGGCCGGGCGCGTGCTGGCGCAGCATCACCAGGCTGTCTTCGTCCTGCCAGTGCGGGTAGGCGGCGCGCGGCAGCGGGCCGAGCAGCACCCGGCCGCTGGCGACGTCGACGACGAGCAGCTGGCCTTCTTCGGAGCCCGCCGCCGAGACGACGACGCCGGCGCGCGTGCCGCCGGGCGAGGCGCTGTAGTAGTTGATCGCCTGCGGCTGGCCGGGCGCCGCGCCGGGCAGGCGGATCGCCATCGGGTCGAAGACCAGGCGCTCGTCGCGGCCGCCGGGCGGGCGCTGCATCAGTCGGAACTGGTCGTCGCCAACACCGCGCTTCAGATAGAACAGGCTGCCGTCAGCACGCAGCTGCCCGCGGAAGACGCTGTCGCTGCCGCTGCGTTCCAGTGCCTCCAGTCGGGCGCGGAAGGCGGCGCGTTCAGGCAGCGCCTTCAGCACCGCGTCGGCGTGCTCGGCCTGGGCCTTCATCCAGGCTTGCACCTCGGGCGAGGTGGTGTTCTCCAGATAGCGGTAGCGGTCGACGACCTGTACGCCGTAGAAGCTCTCCTGAACCGGCCGCACCGGCGCCACCGGAGGCTCGGCCGCCAGTGCGGGGAGGCAGATCAACAGGCCGGCGGCCCAGGCCGCGGCAGCACGCGCGATCGACATGCGTTCGTCTTCCATCTTGGCCCGGTTCGGGCGACGGGGCATTGCACCGACGGCTCGCGCCCAGGTCAACGCCGCGTGCGTGCCGCGTCGTCCGGCGGGCGGACGCGCTACTTGCCGATGCAGAAGCGCCCGAAGATCTCGCCCAGCAGATCCTCGGTGCCGAACTCGCCGGTGATCTCGCCCAGCGCCTGATGCGCCAGGCGCAGTTCCTCGGCCAGCAGGTCCAGCGCCGCGTCGCGCTGTGCGGCGTGCGCCTGGGCCAGATGCAGGTGCGCCAGCGTGCGCTGCAGCGCATCGACGTGGCGCGCGCGGGCGATGAAGACGCCGTCGGGCTGGGCCTGCCAGCCGGCGCGGCGCAGCAGCTCGCGGCGCAGCGTCTCCAGCCCGGTGCCGGCCTTGGCCGACAGCACGACACCGTCGTCGGCCGCCGGTGCCGCGGCGTCGGCCTTGTTGTGCACGTGCAGCACGTCGGCGCCCTCAAGGCGCGTGGCGATCTCGGCTTCGGCGGCCTCGTAGCCAGCGTCGCCGCGGCGCGTCAGGTCGTGCACGAAGAGCACGGCGTCGGCGCCTGCGATCGCTTCCCAGCTGCGGCCGATGCCGATGCGTTCGACCTCGTCGGCGGCATGCTCGCGCAGCCCCGCGGTGTCGACGACGTGCAGCGGCACGCCTTCGATCTGGATCGTCTCGGCGACGCGGTCGCGTGTCGTGCCCGGGATC is a window encoding:
- a CDS encoding GMC family oxidoreductase, with the protein product MSATEYDVVIVGGGTAGCLLANRLSAETSCRVLLVEAGGRDDYHWIHIPVGYLYCIGNPRTDWLYRTEPDPGLNGRSLRYPRGKVLGGCSSINGMIYMRGQARDYDGWAVATGDANWRWEHCLPYFRRHEDHWRGGDALHGSGGEWRVERQRLCWDILDAFAAAAREAGIPATEDFNRGDNEGVGYFEVNQRSGIRWNTSKAFLRPALGRPNLQVWTGATVTRVLLDGGRATGVEVHPAGGGAPLVARARQEVVLAAGAIGSPQILQLSGIGRGDWLQPLGIETRHELPGVGANLQDHLQIRAVYAVEGTRTLNTLSASVLGKARIAAEYALRRSGPMSMAPSQLGAFTRSSPAYAAANIEYHVQPLSLEAFGEPLHGFDAFTASVCNLNPSARGEVRLASPRPEDAPRIVPNYLSTAEDRQVAADSLKLTRRIAAMPALARFRPREVKPGPQYQSDEELARLAGDIGTTIFHPVGTCRMGRDDDPQAVVDSHLRVRGLVGLRIADASVMPTITSGNTNSPTLMIAERAAEWIARGG
- a CDS encoding MarC family protein, whose amino-acid sequence is MDLLKPLIALLAIVNPLGVVPFFIHFTQNFSPEQRRRTIRISAFTAFVVIATSALAGLKIIEFFGISIASFQVGGGLLLMLSAVAMLNAQPAETKPTDVSEGNERVDAGASIAVVPLTIPLLTGPATISTMVIYAERTRHWWQLAVLVGYGVVVGVATFLAFSASERIARWLGRTGINVMTRLMGLILAALAVEIMAEGLLKLFPVLASPLT
- a CDS encoding RNA recognition motif domain-containing protein codes for the protein MGNKLYVGNLAYSVRDDSLQQAFAQFGTVTSAKVMMDRETGRSKGFGFVEMGSDAEAQAAINGMNGQPLEGRAIVVNEARPREDRPGGFRSGGGGGYGGGGSYGGGGGGGGYGGGGGGGGRSPYGGGGGGRGPYGGGNRGGSGGGYGGGGGGYGGGGRGGY
- a CDS encoding SDR family oxidoreductase; its protein translation is MNTPLVFITGASSGIGQALALRYAQAGWRLALVARRVDELQAWATAQGLGPERAQVYRADVADVAAITAVGRECLERQGLPDVVIASAGISVGMDTAVREDLDVLHETLAINNVGLAATFHPFVAAMRARRSGTLVGIASVAAIRGLPGHGAYCASKAAVVAYCESLRGECRDSGVKVVTLLPGYVATPLTARNPYSMPFLMPAEQFAERAFRAISAGISYRVIPWQMGVVAKLMRLLPNPLFDALFAGRGRKPRRGEAS
- the lptC gene encoding LPS export ABC transporter periplasmic protein LptC, yielding MSVELHLPDLPEVPISVGTSPRPPGDAPPPPRVPWTLRLREVVSAYLPLLLMALLALATWWLVKNTPSAPRVPNDTPVRQEPDYTMNDFALERFSADGRLKVRIEGDQMRHYPATDQIEIDHVHLRAITPDGRVTLADARRAVATGDASEVQLLGAAHVTTTDSDGKTIRMDGEFLHAFLVTERVRSHLPVRVTAPDGGVFDAKGLEYDHGLRKLQLAGPMRGVLPPRAQR
- a CDS encoding KdsC family phosphatase translates to MPALSFPPELLLKAQGGAQGLKAAIFDVDGVLTDGRIYIGADGESVKAFSTLDGHGLKLLRQAGIEPVVITGRDSPAVRRRVADLGLAEAVYGVHDKLAAAAALLARRGWAWDELAAIGDDWPDLPLLVRAGFACAPANAHVEVKAVAQHVTTASGGHGAAREFCDLLLVACGRYEALLRGHLTSLDTA
- a CDS encoding KpsF/GutQ family sugar-phosphate isomerase; the protein is MTSPRPFDPQRALELAARTFEIEARALLGLAERQREGFPAAVQAMLECRGRVVVMGMGKSGHVGRKIAATLASTGTPAFFVHPAEASHGDLGMLIGGDVVLAISNSGEVDELAAILPAIRRLGVTIIGMTGKPGSTLARHSDHVLSCAVDQEACPLNLAPTASTTAQIALGDALAVALLDARGFREEDFARSHPGGSLGRKLLMHVRDLMRSGEAVPRVEAGASFSDVLREMTRKGLGFTALVDADGKPAGIFTDGDLRRLIERGADLRDLTAGDVMHTQPKQIPQDALAVDAAGLMEQHRITSVLAVDADGRLVGALNSNDLMRAKVI
- a CDS encoding monovalent cation:proton antiporter family protein; translation: MATTLELVLLYLVAAVLGVVVCRSLKLPPMLGYLVVGVLIGPNALALAQDSAGVKYLAEFGVVFLMFVIGLEFNLPKLRSMRTVVFGLGLSQVALTMIGTLAGHLVLAELYQRLTGDPWRMSWQGSVVLGGAIAMSSTAIVVKLMAERLELESEHGRRVMGVLLFQDLAVVPLLVLIPALNTSGEQLLVSLSWAVLKAAVLLTVLLVGGQKVMRWWLTLVARRKSDELFILNLLLVTLGLAWMTEHAGLSLALGAFVAGMLVAETEYKHQVETDIRPFHDVLLGLFFITIGMKLDWRPVLDQWLLVALLTTAPVAAKFALVAALARAFRTAPGVALRTGLYLAQAGEFGFVLLTLGAERGLVDAEWMSPILASMVISMLATPFIIMHADRIVMKLAASDWLMQSVQLTSIAKRAIRTEKHVIICGYGRSGQNLARMLDTQHIPYMALDLDPDRVRQAAAAGQSVVFGDAARLQSLMAAGLARANAVVVSYPDTPSALKILRLVHEHAPAVPVIVRTIDDSDLETLRAAGATEVVPEAIEGSLMLASHALALVGVPMRTVIRLARDARDARYSLLRGYFHGADDDTAGEQQQERLATVTLPPAAAAIGRSLAELALGALEVGVISIRHASGPPGKPAGDTVLGAGDTLVLSGLPEALALAEQRLLRG
- a CDS encoding adenine phosphoribosyltransferase, with the protein product MSPEQYIKAHIRTVSDWPEPGVQFRDITPLLSNPRVFRVLIDQFVHRYFDVRPSAIAGLDARGFIIGSVLAYELNVGFVPIRKKGKLPFTTVEESYELEYGSATVEIHTDAVKPGDRVVLIDDLIATGGTMMAGRKLLERLGAEVIEGAAIVDLPELHGSQRLRDSGLPLFTMVSFEGH
- a CDS encoding prolyl oligopeptidase family serine peptidase, whose translation is MPRRPNRAKMEDERMSIARAAAAWAAGLLICLPALAAEPPVAPVRPVQESFYGVQVVDRYRYLENTTSPEVQAWMKAQAEHADAVLKALPERAAFRARLEALERSGSDSVFRGQLRADGSLFYLKRGVGDDQFRLMQRPPGGRDERLVFDPMAIRLPGAAPGQPQAINYYSASPGGTRAGVVVSAAGSEEGQLLVVDVASGRVLLGPLPRAAYPHWQDEDSLVMLRQHAPGPGRGPQDKYRDSELVLFTLGEAGQPARDEVLPGRAWPGLDPGRDGDVLLRRIPGTDRALVALGNGVANEMALYTGPWAQRRDPAAQWAPVAGMEAGVVDYSVRGSTLYAVSHRGAPRQQVLAYDLAQPGQPPRVLLPASERVVQRVVAARDALYVLVREGNVHRLLRRPYRDGAAFETVALPFAGQIYIDQGWGCDLNAAQQDGLLIALQSWTQGLRHLRVDGEGRAAEIGLPVLAATDSPAELTTTEVLVTSHDGARVPMSIVHRRDLRLDGRNPVWLTAYASYGFTIDPSFRRERLAWLEKGGVLAFANPRGSGVYGNDWYLAGKGLNKRNTWLDVIACADYLIAERWTNPRQLGFSGGSAGGLLAGRVLTERPDLFGAVVPSVGVHDTLRFEFEPNGPPNIPEFGSVATEEGFRGLLAMSPYAHVRDGTRYPPVLLKHGVNDPRVAVWHSLKFAARLQAARAGDSPVLLRLDYASGHGIGDTRAQQLEENADTYAFLWQYLTRAD